In Companilactobacillus allii, one genomic interval encodes:
- the prdA gene encoding D-proline reductase (dithiol) proprotein PrdA, with protein MSITKETAMDHAKDPAVLCCRAEGGITIEAPNLEDPSLFDDYVDSGLLELPDDVLRIEQVLGATLKVTTDALIPLTPANVDNIQGTNDDAEDDTSNETEEVSSEEPAASSVDQTATATPVASAVQTVSGSNGSIKIDIAEGKGIHLEVPISGIATSQVNPIAPTVDKTQDVSVDNTTSNNDVSSDDETVETKVVRELKRDHFKIETVKFGDKTEIDGTTLTIRTPEELCKDAVATEDLVKDMTLEIITPDKYDEYSETVMDVQPIACKSDGEIGSGVTRVLDGVVFMLTGTDENGVQIGEFGSSEGELDKNILWGRPGSPDKGDILIKAQVTIEAGRNMERVGPLSSHKAADVITEEIRKALKKVDSGLIDHSETLQQKRHPNQKRVVIVKEIMGQGAMHDNLIMPIEPVGTLGAKPNVDLGNLPVVLSPLEVLDGGIHALTCIGPASKETSRHYWREPMVTEAMNDEDIDLVGVVFVGSPQANTEKFYVSKRLGMLVETMGIDGAIVTTEGFGNNHIDFASHIEEIGKRGVPVVGMSYCAVQGALVVGNKYMDAMVDNNKSAQGIENEILENNTLCPEDATRALAMLETKMAGGKIEKAERKWNPNVKESNISVIEKHDNRKIEMAENEQSMPKSKKRIEIYEKE; from the coding sequence ATGTCTATAACTAAAGAAACAGCAATGGATCATGCAAAGGATCCAGCAGTCTTATGTTGCAGAGCAGAAGGCGGAATTACAATTGAAGCACCAAATTTGGAGGATCCTTCACTATTTGATGATTATGTGGATTCTGGTCTTTTGGAACTACCTGATGATGTTTTAAGAATTGAACAGGTTCTTGGAGCAACATTGAAGGTAACAACAGATGCGTTAATTCCTTTGACACCAGCTAATGTTGATAACATTCAAGGTACAAATGATGATGCAGAGGATGATACATCTAATGAAACAGAGGAAGTATCATCTGAAGAACCTGCAGCTTCAAGCGTTGATCAAACAGCAACTGCAACACCGGTTGCGTCAGCAGTACAAACAGTAAGTGGTTCAAATGGTTCTATTAAAATTGATATTGCGGAAGGTAAAGGTATTCACCTTGAAGTCCCTATATCAGGAATTGCAACCAGTCAAGTAAATCCAATAGCACCTACAGTTGATAAAACTCAAGATGTCTCAGTGGATAATACAACATCAAATAATGACGTTTCATCAGATGATGAAACAGTTGAAACAAAAGTGGTTCGTGAATTAAAACGTGACCATTTTAAAATTGAAACAGTTAAGTTTGGTGATAAGACAGAAATTGACGGTACAACTCTTACAATTAGAACACCAGAAGAACTTTGTAAAGATGCTGTCGCAACAGAAGATCTTGTAAAAGATATGACTTTAGAAATCATTACACCTGACAAGTATGATGAATATAGTGAAACAGTCATGGATGTTCAACCAATAGCATGTAAGTCTGACGGAGAAATTGGTTCAGGCGTAACGCGTGTGTTGGATGGAGTAGTGTTCATGCTAACCGGTACTGATGAAAATGGAGTTCAGATTGGTGAATTCGGATCATCAGAAGGTGAATTAGATAAGAATATTCTTTGGGGTCGTCCAGGTTCTCCAGATAAAGGAGATATCTTGATTAAGGCTCAGGTAACAATTGAAGCTGGTCGTAACATGGAACGTGTTGGACCATTGAGCTCTCACAAAGCAGCTGACGTTATTACAGAAGAAATTAGAAAAGCACTAAAAAAGGTTGATAGTGGTTTAATTGACCATTCAGAAACACTTCAACAAAAACGTCATCCAAATCAAAAACGTGTCGTTATTGTTAAAGAAATCATGGGACAAGGTGCCATGCATGATAATTTAATTATGCCTATTGAACCAGTGGGTACACTTGGTGCAAAGCCTAATGTAGATCTTGGTAATCTTCCCGTTGTTTTATCTCCACTAGAAGTTCTTGATGGTGGTATTCATGCCCTAACATGTATTGGACCAGCATCAAAAGAAACTTCTCGTCATTATTGGCGTGAACCAATGGTTACAGAAGCCATGAATGATGAAGACATTGATTTAGTTGGTGTTGTATTCGTCGGATCACCACAAGCAAATACTGAAAAATTCTATGTTTCTAAGAGACTTGGAATGTTAGTAGAAACTATGGGTATCGATGGAGCAATCGTAACAACTGAAGGATTCGGTAATAACCATATTGATTTTGCATCGCACATTGAAGAAATTGGTAAACGTGGTGTCCCAGTTGTTGGTATGTCATATTGTGCTGTTCAAGGTGCCTTAGTTGTTGGTAACAAATATATGGATGCAATGGTTGATAATAACAAATCTGCTCAAGGTATTGAAAATGAAATTTTGGAAAATAATACTTTATGTCCAGAGGATGCTACTAGAGCACTTGCAATGTTGGAAACTAAGATGGCCGGTGGAAAAATTGAAAAGGCTGAACGTAAATGGAATCCAAATGTTAAAGAATCCAATATTAGTGTTATAGAAAAACATGATAATCGTAAAATTGAAATGGCTGAGAATGAACAATCAATGCCTAAGAGTAAAAAGAGAATAGAAATTTACGAAAAGGAATAA
- a CDS encoding CBO2463/CBO2479 domain-containing protein, giving the protein MDNFDKLNYASTETLYEGIITEVTDAGVSIDLKGRLGELKIPKRMLICEHEPQVGHEVGFLMSYPEVLSEEPNEKYVKAIADYKKHQAEIKKRTKERQEE; this is encoded by the coding sequence ATGGACAATTTTGACAAGCTAAATTATGCATCAACTGAAACTCTCTACGAAGGCATTATTACTGAAGTCACAGATGCTGGAGTATCTATTGATTTGAAAGGTAGATTAGGTGAACTTAAAATACCTAAGAGAATGTTAATTTGTGAACATGAACCACAGGTTGGTCATGAGGTTGGTTTTCTAATGTCTTATCCAGAAGTCCTATCTGAAGAGCCTAATGAAAAATACGTTAAGGCTATTGCCGACTATAAGAAGCATCAAGCCGAAATTAAAAAGCGTACCAAAGAAAGGCAGGAAGAATAA
- a CDS encoding proline racemase family protein yields the protein MQFNRSITVIDSHTAGEAARIVTGGMPKLIGNTIAEKKQYLIDHYDKIRTSIMLEPRGHSEMFGAFLMEPINPEADFGIVFMDTGGYLNMCGHNTIAAVTAIVETGMVDVEPGAKDKNVNLDTPAGLVRAVAHLRGDHEVESVSFRNVPSFLYKKDVEVDVPDIGKIKLDISFGGSFFAILPVSEVNEKIDTHNEQKLAEVGMKVLHAVNEQVKVQHPELSHIKTVDLVEMYGEPKDDESTLQNVVVFGDGQVDRSPCGTGTSAKLATLYSKDKLKMNEKFVYESILETKFYGRVVEETKAGNIPAIIPEITGSAWITGFNNLVFDPTDPLTNGFELK from the coding sequence ATGCAATTTAATAGATCAATTACAGTAATCGACTCACATACAGCAGGTGAAGCCGCAAGAATTGTTACTGGTGGAATGCCAAAATTAATTGGTAATACCATTGCCGAAAAAAAGCAATATTTGATTGACCATTATGACAAAATCAGGACGTCCATTATGTTGGAACCAAGAGGACATAGCGAAATGTTTGGAGCATTTCTAATGGAACCGATTAATCCTGAAGCTGATTTTGGAATTGTTTTTATGGATACTGGTGGTTATTTAAACATGTGTGGTCATAATACAATAGCTGCTGTTACGGCAATTGTTGAAACAGGCATGGTTGATGTTGAACCTGGTGCAAAGGATAAAAATGTCAACCTAGATACTCCAGCTGGGCTAGTACGTGCTGTGGCTCATTTGCGAGGTGATCACGAAGTTGAAAGTGTGTCATTTAGAAATGTTCCATCATTCTTATACAAGAAAGATGTAGAAGTAGATGTTCCTGATATAGGTAAAATAAAACTTGATATTTCGTTTGGTGGGAGTTTCTTTGCAATTTTACCTGTATCAGAGGTAAATGAAAAAATAGATACACATAATGAACAAAAATTGGCTGAAGTTGGTATGAAAGTTCTTCATGCGGTTAATGAGCAAGTAAAGGTACAGCATCCAGAACTAAGTCATATCAAGACTGTTGATTTAGTTGAAATGTATGGTGAACCAAAGGATGATGAATCAACACTTCAAAATGTAGTTGTTTTTGGAGATGGACAAGTTGACAGATCTCCTTGTGGTACTGGTACAAGTGCAAAATTAGCGACATTGTACAGTAAAGATAAGTTGAAAATGAACGAAAAATTTGTTTATGAGAGTATTTTAGAGACCAAATTTTATGGACGTGTGGTAGAAGAGACAAAGGCAGGAAATATCCCAGCCATAATTCCTGAAATTACTGGTTCAGCCTGGATTACAGGATTTAATAACTTGGTATTTGATCCAACAGATCCATTAACAAATGGTTTTGAACTTAAATAG